A genomic region of Chloracidobacterium sp. contains the following coding sequences:
- a CDS encoding redoxin domain-containing protein, whose amino-acid sequence MWLPVLMLVFSISTAAQGLAIGGKIVNFSLPDTTGKTQTLDGLKGDKGAVVIFLSAQCPVVKAYNQRINEISDEYKAKGINFIGINSNATESPDWVRSHAVENYKFPVLIDKNNILADKLGASVTPEAYYVDQNGILIYHGAIDNDRSATNITENYLKNGLDLFLSGQKPLKTTARAFGCGIKRVTEQ is encoded by the coding sequence ATGTGGCTTCCGGTCCTGATGCTTGTGTTTTCGATATCGACCGCTGCGCAGGGGCTTGCCATTGGCGGTAAGATAGTGAATTTCTCGCTCCCTGATACAACCGGAAAGACTCAGACGCTCGACGGTCTGAAGGGAGACAAGGGCGCCGTCGTGATCTTCCTCTCAGCGCAATGCCCGGTGGTAAAAGCATACAATCAACGGATCAATGAAATCTCAGATGAATACAAGGCGAAGGGGATCAACTTCATTGGGATCAACTCAAATGCGACCGAGTCGCCAGACTGGGTGAGATCGCACGCGGTTGAGAACTACAAGTTTCCGGTTCTCATAGACAAGAACAACATTCTGGCGGACAAGCTTGGGGCCTCAGTAACCCCTGAAGCCTATTACGTCGATCAAAACGGGATCCTCATTTATCACGGGGCGATCGATAACGACAGATCGGCGACGAATATCACCGAAAACTATCTGAAGAACGGGCTTGATCTGTTTCTTAGTGGTCAGAAGCCCCTGAAGACGACTGCTAGAGCATTCGGCTGCGGTATCAAACGCGTCACCGAGCAATAG
- a CDS encoding redoxin domain-containing protein, whose translation MNNPIGLFLRIAVCAALVVLAPQPVVGQTKPGESSSDGPKVLRIDVEGLRKLLSPTGRPLVVNFWATWCDPCREEFPDLVKLYDEYRGRVDLVTVSLDDTVDIGGNVTKFLTTMRAEMPAYLLDAADPDAAIKLVSKDWAGNLPLTLVYATDGSMVYFRNGKFRNETLKENIDRALGGGSSGNGPISVVEFIKVKGGKRDEARYFYENNWRAYRDVAAKRGVIESFEYIEIVAPHNAAFDIILITRYKDAAQFTNSEKAFGPIMKELRPKGPLLKGTFAPDEFREIVYSYTARSVFPVM comes from the coding sequence ATGAACAATCCGATCGGGCTTTTTCTAAGGATAGCGGTCTGTGCCGCCCTTGTTGTTCTCGCGCCGCAACCCGTCGTTGGCCAAACAAAGCCCGGCGAGAGCTCATCTGACGGCCCGAAGGTTCTCCGAATCGACGTCGAAGGCCTGCGCAAGCTGCTCAGTCCAACGGGTAGGCCACTCGTTGTCAACTTCTGGGCAACATGGTGCGACCCTTGCCGCGAAGAATTCCCTGATCTCGTCAAACTCTACGATGAATACAGAGGCAGAGTCGATCTCGTGACGGTCTCGCTGGATGACACAGTGGATATCGGCGGTAATGTTACGAAATTTCTCACGACAATGCGGGCCGAGATGCCCGCGTATTTGCTCGATGCTGCGGATCCGGACGCAGCGATCAAACTCGTTTCCAAAGACTGGGCCGGTAATCTTCCGCTAACGCTTGTATATGCGACAGACGGCAGTATGGTCTATTTTCGGAACGGCAAGTTTCGCAACGAAACTCTGAAAGAGAATATTGACCGGGCTCTTGGGGGCGGATCGTCAGGGAATGGACCGATTTCAGTTGTCGAATTCATTAAGGTCAAAGGCGGCAAGCGTGATGAGGCTCGGTATTTCTACGAGAACAATTGGCGTGCATACCGTGACGTTGCAGCCAAACGCGGGGTTATCGAGTCGTTCGAGTATATTGAGATCGTCGCACCACACAATGCCGCCTTCGATATCATCTTGATAACGCGTTATAAAGACGCGGCACAGTTCACGAACAGCGAAAAGGCATTCGGGCCGATAATGAAAGAACTACGACCGAAAGGCCCCCTTCTTAAGGGCACGTTCGCACCCGATGAATTTCGCGAGATCGTTTACTCGTACACGGCCCGTTCGGTGTTCCCGGTCATGTAA
- a CDS encoding tryptophan 2,3-dioxygenase, whose translation MTNGYGKGSLLTYNEYLKVPELLQLQRTLSDPVSHDEQLFIIIHQTYELWFKQLLHEADATIKWLAEDRPFRVNHSLRAMVAIEKVMVTQIHVLETMAQIGFLEFRDKLNPASGFQSMQFREMEFVSGQKNEKLLEHFRDDAYAYEKLSRRFVEPGLDDGFWAFIGRKGFDVGSHEGRVAAIVEVLTHPEKHGDLFIMQDLLIEHDENFSLWRYHHVLMVERMLGLKRGTGGSEGVGYLLTTLTKKFFPELWEARTHLKAQN comes from the coding sequence ATGACTAACGGGTACGGCAAAGGCTCGCTGCTGACATACAACGAATATCTTAAAGTTCCGGAGCTATTACAGCTTCAGCGGACGCTTTCGGATCCAGTCAGCCACGACGAACAACTGTTTATCATCATCCATCAAACGTATGAGTTGTGGTTCAAACAACTGCTGCACGAGGCCGATGCGACCATCAAATGGCTGGCTGAGGATCGTCCTTTTCGTGTAAATCACAGTCTGCGCGCTATGGTCGCGATCGAGAAGGTGATGGTGACGCAGATCCACGTTCTCGAAACTATGGCTCAGATCGGCTTCCTGGAGTTTCGCGATAAGCTCAACCCTGCGAGCGGCTTTCAGTCGATGCAGTTCCGCGAGATGGAGTTTGTGTCGGGGCAGAAGAACGAGAAGCTATTGGAGCACTTTCGAGATGATGCATACGCGTACGAAAAGCTGAGCCGCCGCTTTGTTGAACCGGGGCTGGACGACGGATTTTGGGCATTCATCGGGCGGAAGGGCTTCGATGTCGGTTCCCACGAAGGCCGTGTTGCCGCGATCGTCGAGGTATTGACCCATCCTGAGAAGCATGGCGATCTCTTCATCATGCAAGACCTGCTGATCGAGCATGACGAGAATTTCTCACTTTGGCGGTATCATCACGTCCTCATGGTAGAACGAATGCTAGGGCTAAAGCGTGGTACTGGCGGTTCGGAGGGCGTCGGATATTTGCTGACCACGCTGACAAAGAAGTTCTTTCCCGAACTTTGGGAAGCCCGCACACACCTCAAGGCTCAAAACTAA
- the hemW gene encoding radical SAM family heme chaperone HemW, whose amino-acid sequence MPAGIYVHIPFCKSRCSYCDFATDVYRDAAIVDTYVDALCSEIRNFTSEIPGDADTVYFGGGTPSLLKAGQVKWILESLHTKFDLTDDVEITMEMNPATVTAETLDGYRQLGINRASFGVQTFDDKALKLLARGHDANDARNTFSMLRDAGFENISFDLIAGLPGQTLEQWRANLDEAIQISPEHISLYLLEIHSGTPLAEQISSGRQPRPDDDVAGEMYEVISDRLAASGYEQYEISNFSKPGFPSSHNTKYWLLDPVFGFGVSAHSFDGRERYANERDTAKYVEIIEQNGSAEVLRETIDVASEAVFLGLRMEDGIDLADYRKEFDIDLIAKHREDIERLIDTDLLTIVDGRLRLTRRGKLLSNEVFAVFV is encoded by the coding sequence ATGCCGGCCGGCATTTACGTACATATTCCTTTCTGCAAGTCGCGTTGTTCCTATTGTGATTTTGCAACTGATGTTTACCGCGATGCGGCCATTGTTGATACATATGTTGATGCTTTGTGTTCTGAAATTCGAAACTTCACATCTGAAATTCCAGGAGATGCGGACACGGTCTATTTCGGCGGCGGCACACCGTCTCTGCTGAAAGCGGGACAGGTTAAGTGGATTCTGGAGAGCCTTCACACAAAGTTTGATCTAACGGACGACGTCGAGATCACGATGGAGATGAATCCGGCAACTGTTACCGCGGAAACTCTTGACGGATACCGGCAACTCGGCATCAACCGTGCGAGTTTCGGGGTTCAGACCTTCGACGATAAGGCATTGAAACTACTTGCCCGCGGACATGATGCGAATGATGCAAGAAACACGTTTTCAATGCTCCGCGATGCGGGTTTTGAGAACATTAGTTTTGACCTGATCGCGGGCTTGCCCGGGCAGACCTTAGAACAGTGGCGGGCGAATCTCGACGAGGCCATTCAAATATCGCCGGAGCATATTTCTCTCTATCTATTGGAGATCCACTCTGGCACGCCGCTGGCAGAACAGATATCGAGCGGGCGTCAGCCGAGGCCGGATGACGATGTGGCGGGCGAGATGTATGAGGTGATAAGCGACCGGTTGGCCGCCTCGGGATATGAGCAGTACGAGATCTCCAATTTTAGCAAGCCGGGCTTTCCGTCATCTCATAACACGAAGTACTGGCTGCTCGATCCGGTGTTCGGATTCGGCGTCTCGGCGCATTCGTTCGACGGACGCGAGCGATATGCGAACGAGCGTGACACCGCAAAATATGTAGAGATCATCGAGCAGAACGGCTCGGCCGAGGTGTTGAGGGAAACCATCGATGTGGCGTCGGAGGCTGTTTTTCTCGGATTGCGGATGGAAGACGGGATCGACCTCGCCGACTATAGAAAAGAGTTCGACATCGACCTGATCGCAAAACACCGCGAGGACATTGAGCGTCTGATCGACACCGATCTGCTCACGATCGTCGATGGCCGATTGCGGCTCACTCGTCGAGGAAAGCTACTGTCGAACGAAGTGTTTGCGGTTTTTGTATAG
- a CDS encoding cold shock domain-containing protein translates to MSKTVGKVKWFNNAKGYGFIEQPGEQDIFVHYSAISGDGYKTLIQGQEVEFDLTTSPKGPQAENVATVA, encoded by the coding sequence ATGTCAAAGACTGTCGGCAAGGTCAAGTGGTTCAATAACGCAAAAGGCTATGGATTTATCGAACAGCCGGGTGAGCAGGATATTTTTGTCCATTACAGTGCGATCTCGGGTGATGGTTACAAGACCCTGATCCAGGGTCAGGAGGTAGAGTTTGACTTAACCACCAGCCCAAAGGGCCCGCAGGCAGAAAACGTAGCCACGGTTGCCTGA
- a CDS encoding PH domain-containing protein, translated as MFCIKCGAENKDAAAYCRKCGAAIEEEETRVAVRQTENGESRTDNEEPIFSITPTLLFVKMGYVAAAVGALFFVALASAFAYLIVPVWLAIILGLGLLLIPAFYHIRQKLVRYTLTPSTLEIDEGLISRTTRRVPLRRIQDVTVSATVMQRLLGLGDVTIDNASDDGGKLVLKNINTPRDHADRLLSEMGRSGDI; from the coding sequence ATGTTTTGCATAAAGTGCGGGGCGGAGAATAAGGATGCGGCGGCGTATTGCCGGAAGTGCGGGGCGGCGATCGAGGAAGAGGAAACGCGGGTGGCGGTGCGACAAACTGAGAATGGAGAATCGAGAACGGACAATGAAGAACCGATCTTCTCGATCACGCCGACGTTGTTGTTTGTCAAGATGGGCTACGTAGCCGCGGCGGTCGGGGCGTTGTTCTTTGTGGCATTGGCGAGCGCTTTTGCATACCTGATAGTCCCGGTCTGGCTCGCGATCATTCTGGGGCTTGGGCTGTTACTGATACCTGCGTTCTATCACATCAGGCAAAAGCTCGTAAGATATACGCTCACACCTTCGACGCTTGAGATCGACGAAGGCCTGATCTCACGAACCACCCGCCGCGTGCCTTTGCGGAGAATTCAGGACGTTACCGTCTCGGCGACGGTAATGCAGCGGCTATTGGGATTGGGTGACGTAACCATCGATAACGCGTCGGACGACGGCGGCAAACTCGTGCTCAAGAACATCAATACTCCGCGCGACCACGCCGACCGATTGCTCTCTGAAATGGGCCGCTCGGGCGATATTTGA
- the purL gene encoding phosphoribosylformylglycinamidine synthase subunit PurL yields MDYTQITPEVVSQHGLSPEEFERILGSLGREPNLTELGIFSVMWSEHCSYKSSRVHLKRLPTTGERVIVPPGENAGVVDIGDDWCIAFKVESHNHPSFIEPFQGAATGVGGILRDVFTMGARPVAAMNSLRFGPLDDAANGARNRSILKGCVAGIGHYGNCFGVPTVGGEVVFDESYSLNPLVNAFALGLVRKDQIFFGKASGIGNPVLYAGAKTGRDGIHGATMASAEFDDEALEKRPTVQVGDPFLEKLLLEACLEAMRSGAIEGIQDMGAAGLTSSSVEMAARAGTGLEIDLSLVPQRETGMTAYEMMLSESQERMLIVARTGHEKEVVEIFNKWDLDCVVIGKVVEGNRLKIVHNGILEADLPVLALTDEAPKYERPLSPATRTNGEALNGKDLKPKIEGLNEALTLLLKSPNICSKNWVYEQYDSMVRTNTVVLPGADAAVIRVKETRRAIAMCHDGNGKFVAIDPRMGAKLAVAEAARNVACVGAKPIAVTNCLNFASPERPEVIWSFSEVIDGMAEACTAFDTPVVSGNVSFYNETDGKGILPTPVIGMVGLIDDSRKIVTHGFKNGGDLIAVLGETRDDLIASEYAQTILDLSTEELINHGIVPIIDLEQEKLIQQTLLNLIDRCLINSAHDCSDGGLAVALAECCFSSLGRAEVGAEIDIIPDGLSAAALLFGETPSRIVVSFSPDKLEEVKAIVGGLPLAVIGRVGGSILRVNVDAQTAIDASITDLESEWSTALHNRLAA; encoded by the coding sequence ATGGACTACACGCAGATCACTCCAGAGGTCGTTTCACAACACGGTCTTTCCCCCGAAGAATTTGAGCGGATTCTAGGGAGCCTCGGCCGTGAGCCGAACCTAACCGAGCTCGGCATCTTCAGTGTGATGTGGTCCGAACATTGTTCCTACAAATCGTCCCGTGTCCATCTAAAACGTCTGCCCACGACGGGTGAGCGCGTGATCGTGCCGCCGGGCGAGAACGCCGGCGTTGTCGATATCGGCGACGATTGGTGCATCGCATTTAAGGTAGAGTCGCACAATCATCCCAGCTTCATCGAACCGTTCCAGGGAGCGGCGACCGGCGTTGGCGGCATCCTGAGGGACGTTTTTACGATGGGCGCGCGACCTGTTGCCGCGATGAACTCTTTGCGATTCGGCCCACTCGATGACGCCGCAAACGGTGCTCGTAACCGGTCGATCTTGAAAGGCTGCGTTGCTGGAATAGGCCACTACGGCAACTGTTTTGGCGTCCCGACCGTAGGCGGCGAGGTGGTTTTTGACGAGTCCTATAGCCTGAATCCGCTGGTCAATGCTTTTGCCCTCGGCTTGGTACGAAAGGACCAGATCTTCTTTGGCAAGGCGTCGGGAATAGGCAATCCCGTTCTGTATGCCGGTGCAAAGACCGGCCGTGACGGTATTCATGGCGCGACTATGGCGTCGGCAGAATTTGACGATGAGGCGCTTGAGAAACGTCCGACCGTTCAGGTTGGTGACCCGTTCCTAGAAAAATTGCTCCTCGAAGCGTGCCTTGAAGCGATGCGTTCGGGAGCTATAGAGGGCATTCAGGATATGGGTGCTGCGGGCCTGACCAGCTCATCAGTTGAGATGGCCGCGCGCGCCGGCACAGGGCTCGAGATCGACCTTTCGCTCGTTCCGCAACGTGAAACGGGCATGACCGCATACGAGATGATGCTCAGCGAATCGCAGGAGCGGATGCTGATCGTCGCCCGCACCGGCCATGAAAAAGAGGTTGTTGAGATATTCAACAAATGGGATCTCGACTGCGTTGTGATCGGAAAGGTCGTTGAGGGCAACCGGTTAAAGATAGTTCACAACGGCATTCTCGAGGCAGACTTGCCCGTGTTGGCCCTGACCGACGAAGCCCCCAAATATGAACGCCCTCTTTCGCCAGCAACGCGAACAAATGGCGAGGCTCTCAACGGCAAAGACCTAAAGCCTAAGATCGAAGGCCTGAACGAAGCCTTAACACTACTTCTAAAATCTCCAAACATTTGCTCCAAAAACTGGGTCTACGAGCAGTACGACTCGATGGTCCGAACAAACACCGTGGTTCTGCCCGGAGCGGACGCGGCAGTCATCCGCGTAAAGGAAACGCGGCGGGCTATCGCAATGTGTCACGACGGGAACGGCAAATTTGTCGCGATCGACCCGCGTATGGGAGCAAAGCTCGCTGTCGCTGAGGCCGCACGAAATGTGGCGTGTGTCGGTGCAAAGCCTATCGCGGTCACCAACTGTCTCAACTTCGCCTCGCCAGAGAGACCCGAGGTGATTTGGTCGTTCAGCGAAGTTATCGACGGCATGGCCGAGGCCTGCACCGCGTTTGACACGCCGGTTGTCTCGGGGAATGTCTCGTTCTATAACGAAACTGACGGCAAAGGCATTCTGCCGACGCCCGTTATCGGCATGGTCGGTTTGATCGATGACAGCCGCAAGATCGTCACACACGGATTCAAAAACGGGGGCGACTTAATTGCCGTGCTCGGCGAGACCCGTGACGACCTCATCGCCAGCGAATACGCCCAGACCATCCTCGACCTGTCGACAGAGGAACTCATCAACCACGGCATCGTTCCGATCATCGATCTCGAACAAGAAAAACTCATTCAGCAAACCCTGCTCAACCTGATTGACCGATGCCTTATCAACTCCGCCCACGACTGCTCGGACGGCGGCCTCGCCGTCGCCTTAGCCGAATGCTGCTTCTCATCCCTCGGCCGCGCCGAAGTCGGCGCTGAGATCGACATAATACCCGACGGCCTGTCCGCGGCAGCTCTGCTTTTTGGCGAAACACCGTCCCGTATCGTTGTCAGCTTTTCACCTGACAAACTCGAAGAAGTGAAAGCCATTGTTGGGGGGCTTCCGCTAGCGGTAATCGGCAGGGTCGGTGGTTCGATCCTGCGCGTGAATGTCGATGCTCAAACAGCTATCGACGCTTCGATTACCGATCTTGAATCCGAGTGGTCAACTGCTCTCCATAATAGGCTCGCAGCCTGA